In Malus sylvestris chromosome 2, drMalSylv7.2, whole genome shotgun sequence, the genomic stretch atttccttcatccaaacataatgtaagagtatatttacatatatgaACCTGACTATGAAAGAATTAGAGTGAGTATGAAGGGGAAATATGATTCTCATTAAAGTGTTTACTATTTTATCAAAAATTAGAATAATAAAGAGgcattttagccaaaatggtccatgtgaatggcataactcctcactttggtctttgagatttaaaattaataaaattgatcattgagtttgtccaccatcaaccGTTTTGGTCCTTCcatgaaaaatatgataaataaggagaaaatgacaaaaacatCCTCAatatttgtcaaatcattttggcccattgttaattaaattgagggtatttttgtcattttctctTTATTTACAAAGGTTTTTCActaaatgaccaaaataattgacggtggacaaacacagggaccacttctatcaatttcaaatatcagggaccaaagtgaagagttatgtcaatcttaAAGACCATTTTAACTAACAAGCGTAATAAATAAGACTAAATTCTAACAAAGTGTTTATTAAAATCAAAAATCAGAATTAGAACAAAATTGATTATTGAAATACACTTGCAGGAAATAAATTTGACTTTTCATCGTTAACAATTTGAGGCCCGTTTTGGTTGTAAAAAATGTTGATTTCGATTCACCCTTTTCTATTTCTGATCTCCTTCTAAGGAATTCCACTCCTTACAAATCAGTATTGGTGTTCCCAATTTCAGGGTTTCCGTAACATTTTTACTCAAAATTTCGCTTTCAAATATAACGCAACGCAACATATAATTCAAATTCATAATTTGACAACACGaaatacacacacatatgtatgAATAGATATGTAGTACATGAGACATGATAATACTACTCTTTAGTCTTTACACCAAAACGGATAAAGCACAGATAACACCTGTGAAGATCAAAGGTCACGCCAAAACAGTAATGGAATTTGCCATCTTGACATTGCCAATCCCATGAAGCGGTTAAGTGTGATTGTCAGACCCAAAATTACCCAACTTCTCGCACGTGCCACCCATCCTTTGCGTGCACGATTTCTGTATTTATAAGGGATGCGATATCTACATacccctttttacttttctCACACCTTtataattttcggccgtcggatcaaatgaattgaaaaaaatcaaatgatataaattaacaagaggtgtgggagaagtaaaaagggatgtgtggatagcacacctcaTTTATAAAACCGATATCTTCctctttgttttgagaaaacaaCTTGTATAATATGAGTTTACCGTTATAGTAGCGTTTTGTATCAATAATATGtaaatatgtaaaaaatattgatacatttctttatattttttgcACAAGACACCATGTGATAGTAAACCGATGCCATATTGTTCACTTTCTTCTTCActcgactttttttttttttttttcggaaactCTTCTTCACTCGACTTTGTGTGTGTATCTATCGATCTCTTACTATGGTTGGGTTATTAATGCATTGGTCTATAACTCAAAGTGACCAAAATGCTCCTACCAAACCAATGATCCTTGCCTACGCAACATAATGATTGACATGGGTATCATGGTCATTTGGACATATCAAAGGATGGTGGTAGTTTGGATTGTTGAGATGACTTTCTACTCACcttatctttattttattccgTAGTTTGCGTTGGTTTCCAAAAGGACTCCCATCAAATGACAATAGTAGCCGACATCTAAAAAGGGTATTCTAGTCatataaaaaatacataaaataactAGAAAACCTTCagaaattttgggttttattttttatttttgaagcaTGTTTTAATATACTATAATTTGCAAGAAAGAATGTCACATCCCGTCCCGAagatatgtattattttattattgatgaCGTGAATTTACTATTTTACCCTCGGTAGCGTTGTGGTGTGTTATGAATGTAAGTGTTGTTCCAAACTTCTATTTCCCTAACTTAtggaacaaaaattaaattggAAATTTGGTTTGTGGTTGGTTGGTGACCACGTGgaccactcacacacacacaacctcttcctctctctacctctctgtgctctctctctctcttagacttactttctctcttctctcttgtaCGGACGACACTCAAATCCCATTGAAACGTGACAGATCGAAGGTGTGAAGCACACCATTGTGTTCATGAGGACCCTACAAGTTCAAaggtaccattttcaggtaaggagACCCTCGAAAACCCGTGAAAATCCTAGCCCCGATTTGAGGTACTATTCATATGGACGTAAATATGTTggtttcagggaatttcaagtTCATAgggagcttaaggaggtccttacgaagctcggagtacttcgTTCAAAGGAATTGGATGTCGGAATCGCGAGAACGAAGAGTTTCAAATTTAGCCGGAATtatcgaggctttttccggTGAATTTCCAACGAGTTGGAGGTCGGGACAAGTATGGTTTTGTTTGTCTTGTTGAGATCTTTAAAATGGTACCAATTATGttgaaaatggtgcaaaaatgaaAAAGTTAGGACGTTTTAAGTAATTTTCTAGAAACTGGTGACTCACCGGAGAAGacagagaatattccgtcagttttgacggaatatgttAACGGCATTGACTAACGCCGTTAAGAATCTAACAATATATGCTAGGATTTGACAAAATATTCTTGACGGCGTCAGTTAACACCGTCAGCGTGCCTGGCATGCGCCCGCGCGTGGGCGGCACGTCTGGCCGTGCCTGGACCGCACGTGGCGGTGCGTGGATGGTCgaaaaaatattctaaaattatggggatgatcctgaggttgtgtaggtcactgtggtatatgtGCATTTAAGTGACGTTATTTCAATATTTCTCCTATAGGCGAGACCTAGCCGGAGGACGAGCGTAGCCAGGCTAGGcatgggggttacgacccagctGCATATCTGTGAGTAGGCAgttattttcagtatatatatatacacttgacgtttttcccagaaaacatATTTAAAAGAAATGTGATTTAAATGCCATGCCATGCATATAGTTTTGTAATTCATATGTGAGTTGATATGtggtgttatatatatatatatatatatggttctGTGGaggctcaggtaagctcaggtaagttatgtttggttatgtgaattgtcaatgatgtgatttatgattgaataacgttgagctcataaaattgcacctagggtgattgtgatttagccagagatatgatacaggcctgtttattatgtcacatcccgcactacatgctcatattggatccaatttaagtACACAGTCTTGTCGAATAGACCTTATTTTttgttccgactcgtaggtgactatcGAATTATCGCCCAgttattatgtgagagtagtagtgagcatgattatattacacccactattgtcgtacagacctttccatttggttccgactcttgtgcaatatattgccgtataggtcgtagtagtgacttcggctagattgagtttgagctatgaattcagccgtacatacTACATCAAGAGTTCCGGCTAGCATATcacatttctatgaaattattcttacctggatcgtttactttgttatatattggcatggcatacatatgattATGATTaagtgaagcatgaattgaattaatatgattttatatatatttatgtatatgcttatatcttgatactgggaaaaattatacttgttttacgatgaggggttagtatattcaaagggaaataaggttttcatgtaaatgtgttttactgacccactcaactttgtttttcacccctccaggtcTTAGGTAGCAgagtttggtggccacgaggaatccaacggtgttctgacagaatccgaaaaaagtaggattcaccttcgggtgttgtatcttagtaattgtcctacttgactgcaactaGATTTTTTTATGGCTCTGAAagtgtatttatacacttaAACTCTCATTAGCATCATTTCTTATCTGGGATTGCTAGTTgcttggttttaaattgttcGTATCTTCCTTAATCTTTAACGCTTCCGCTTTGTGCTCAAGGCTACGTCACGCCCACAGGACGGCCAACACGTCTCGACTTCGGTCGGGGGGTGTCAAAGAAGACTAGAATTTATGTGCAACAGAACATAGGGTGCAATAGAACATGTATATGTGAAGTAAAAAAATAGTGTGTGAATAATACACCCTTAGAACATATATTCTGACAAAATAGTCTAACTCTAATCAACATAAAACATAAGGAAAGTTGCCAAActaatcaaaaataaaatttcaattacTCGAACCCAGCAAACTTAAAAATATTGATCAAATCTTCATAACATAATGATCAAATACAATGATCAACAACATAATAATCTTATATTGACGATACATCAATTAAATACCGacaacatattaaaaaaaaatcattttaaccAGAATTTGATCAATAATTATTTATACCAATTTCCCTAACAACCATGATTCCACCTTTTTAGTGGACGAAAGTAACCTCAACCACTGCATTCCAAGGTGAGGACATTAGGGTCATTGGAAACAAAAGTTTAATGAATTAAGTTCATCCTTTTTTCCGGAAAAAATATCAGAGATCTATTCCATCAAAGTCCTCGAATCAAATCAAGTTATTTggattcttgaaatttgatcaaacggctaagaACAGAGgttcattttaaaagttataataattttaaccgttgaatcaaatttcaagaatctGGATCACTTGATGCGGAGGTTTtgatggaagagatccggagatgatatattttctttttttccaacTTTGTTTGACAATGTAATAATATTAATGATTTTAAAAAGAATAAGGAGAATAGAaagcataaataaatataaaataatggtGTGGAAAAGAAGAGTCGATGAAGAAGGATAACAGCGACtgcttctctttctcctttttgtttgtttctctctcttggAGCAGCTAATAAGCTATAGCTGCGTTTATTGGTTAATTTGAGAGATATATATTAATTAGTGAGGAGTCTCCGAAAGAAAGCcaccattttcatttttatattaGCAAACATATACTCCCTCTCTTGCTATCGCCTCTTTTTTTTCAGAAGGGTTGAAGGTGATTGCATAAACACTCACTgcaaagagaaaaaaaggagaaagaaaaggagagaaagagaaagacagagaCGACAGACAGAGCGACAgcacaaacaagagagagagagagagagagagagagagagaggaattcAAGAAGCTTTCAATACCACAGAAGGGAAAACGATGTCTGAGAGCTTTACATCCTTTCATACTCTGCAACTCCTCGAGGTATATATATctatgtatataaatatacttGATGATGATGAACAAAGCTGAAAATGATAAGTATAGATGAAAAGagaacacaaaaattaaaaaagaacacCAACAACAAAGGGTAGTAGTAACCATTTTATcatttctctcctctctctctctctctctctctctctctctctctctatatatatatatatatatattgtttataaTAATTCTTCTCATAGTGATATATTTAATCAGCTTGATGAATTAATGAGTACTCAAAGTACTCTTCCATGATGGGTAttgtttgttatttgcttgTGTCTGACAAATCCATGCTGAATTGAACAGTAAATCAAGCGTGAAAAGAGAGGGAAGCGACTACAAAGCCAACaaggggagggagagagagataaaaATGATGAGGAAGAAGATCAGTACTAGTTTTATGATATGGGCATAGTAACTTTACCGCCACTCCCACCACCGCCACCAAAGGGTAATCTTCATCATCGTCACCACTCAATTGATTCAGAAAACTACTCCAATCCTCCTAATTCTATGTCCCAAGACTACCACCAAGGCATCTTCACTTTCTCCAATGGCTTCGAGAGATCGGCTATGACAACTCACCAAgaacaacagcagcagcagcaacaccACTTGGCACAGCAGATCCGGAGGGAAAAGCTGAGGGTGCAAGGCTTCGAAACCCCTCCCCCGCCGCCACTGGTTGGCCTAAACGAGGAAGAATCCAGTGGCCTCCCAGCATACGAAACCGCTGGGATGTTGTCTGAGATGTTCAATTACCCTCCAGGCGGTGGCCCTGTTGGGGCCGCCGAACTGCTAGAACATCCAATGTCAGCCAATTATCGGATGATGCCTCGGCCGCAGCAGGCTGCAGCAGTGTCTGCTGCGGCTGACTGGTACGGAAGAGTGGGTGGTGGTGGATTGGGACCATTGGGAGATTCAAAAAATCAGCACCATCATCAGATTTCAACAATTAATGCAGACTCAGCGGCAGCCATGCAGCTTTTTCTAATGAACCCATCACAACCAAGAtcgccttctcctcctccttctcacACCACTTCTTCCACCCTTCACATGTTGCTTCCAAACCCTTCCACCACCACCAATTCACTCCAAGGGTTTGCTGCCGCATCCGGTGGAGGGGCTTTTGGTCAATTCACTTGGGTCCCTGAGAGTCATCACGGCCATGAAGCAGGAGGCAATACCGCTGGCGGCGGTGGTGAAATTGGTGGGGTTGTGGAAGGCCAAGGACTTTCATTGTCTCTATCAACTTCTTTGCAGCACTTGGAGGCAGCAAAGGCTGAGGAATTCAGGATGGGATCAGATAGTGCTAGTGGCTTGCTGTATTACAATAATCAAGGAGATCATCAACATCAAGGGTCTAATCCTCAGTATAAGAATTTGGGTTCCCATCATCATCAGGCATTGCATAGTTTGCAGCAAGGCGGCGTTGTAGGCGGTCATCACGTCAGTTTCGGGTCGTCATCGTCCTTCGGGGTTGTGAACGTGTTGAGGAACTCCAAGTATGTGAAGGCTGCCCAAGAATTGTTGGAAGAGTTTTGCAGTGTGGGGAGGGGTCAGCTCAAGAAGAACAAGTTTGGTGGTAGTACAAGTGGTAGGCAGAACACCACCACAAACCCTAGTTCTAATCCAGCTAGTGGCGGTGGCGGTGATGGTGGTGcctcttcatcttcatcaaaGGATGTGCCTCCGTTGTCAGCCGCTGATAGGATTGAACATCAACGAAGGAAAGTCAAACTATTGTCCATGATTGATGAGGcatgtaatctctctctctctctctctctccaaagaCTTCTGCTTTTTTATTAGACCCCAAATTTTTTTCTCCCAAGTCACCGGACAAACATAGAAAATTCCGGCCACttacaattatttaaaaaaatatatttctttaaaaaaataggTAAAAAAAGCCGGCTGATGTAATAGGGCTGTTCTTCTCTTTCATAGGGTCGAGGGTAGCTAGTCTTTGGTTTAAACACTACATTAAAATGATAATATATTTCACTGATCGAAATGGTTTATACTTTAGCTTCACATCATCATATTACGTATAGGAAGGTTGTTATGAATGTCAGTGCCTTTCTAGGTTATGATCATACTGTTCATAGTAATTTCTCGGGGAATCTATTGATATTATAAC encodes the following:
- the LOC126589484 gene encoding BEL1-like homeodomain protein 2 codes for the protein MGIVTLPPLPPPPPKGNLHHRHHSIDSENYSNPPNSMSQDYHQGIFTFSNGFERSAMTTHQEQQQQQQHHLAQQIRREKLRVQGFETPPPPPLVGLNEEESSGLPAYETAGMLSEMFNYPPGGGPVGAAELLEHPMSANYRMMPRPQQAAAVSAAADWYGRVGGGGLGPLGDSKNQHHHQISTINADSAAAMQLFLMNPSQPRSPSPPPSHTTSSTLHMLLPNPSTTTNSLQGFAAASGGGAFGQFTWVPESHHGHEAGGNTAGGGGEIGGVVEGQGLSLSLSTSLQHLEAAKAEEFRMGSDSASGLLYYNNQGDHQHQGSNPQYKNLGSHHHQALHSLQQGGVVGGHHVSFGSSSSFGVVNVLRNSKYVKAAQELLEEFCSVGRGQLKKNKFGGSTSGRQNTTTNPSSNPASGGGGDGGASSSSSKDVPPLSAADRIEHQRRKVKLLSMIDEVDRRYNHYCEQMQMVVNAFDLVMGFGAAVPYTALAQKAMSRHFRCLKDAIAAQLKHSCELIGEKDGAGTSGITKGETPRLKLLEQSLRQQRAFHQMGMMEQEAWRPQRGLPERSVNILRAWLFEHFLHPYPSDADKHLLARQTGLSRNQVSNWFINARVRLWKPMVEEMYQQEANEEEEVGEGGVGGATSAAADQERERNSNAGLAAQTPTPTTTTTTTTKNSPASKRSDINASENDPSLVAINRHQQQQHHHPMMATTTSTTVASPAYQCFPAAASDDTCRSYGTTSANANIAAHHDHQNSSNIDSSTTLISFGTTTAAGDVSLTLGLRHAGGGGGNNMPDKTSSSFSIRDFGGC